Proteins encoded within one genomic window of Kibdelosporangium phytohabitans:
- a CDS encoding RNA polymerase sigma factor, with translation MSNAAYEGASDVALLDAVRMGDQGAYGTLFRRHAGPARQIAGQWLQGPAEQHELVAEAFATVLAAIRGGSGPRDNVRAYLLVTMRHLAIRWRRHRDQVDLYGTVPETSELLHDTAARSEDVVQRLWNLDMAWSAFRSLPPRWRMVLWRTEVESSSPTDIAPMLGITPNGVAALAMRAREGLRQAYLQVQVPSTNNPACQRTRHHMGTWVRGGLPRQRAQPIAEHVTRCADCGAVASHLAEANRELRPSRHSGAKSFTP, from the coding sequence ATGTCGAACGCGGCCTACGAAGGCGCGTCGGATGTGGCGTTGCTCGACGCAGTGCGGATGGGCGACCAAGGTGCCTACGGGACGCTGTTCCGCAGACACGCCGGGCCCGCACGGCAGATCGCGGGCCAGTGGCTGCAAGGGCCCGCGGAGCAACACGAACTCGTCGCCGAGGCGTTCGCCACCGTGCTGGCCGCGATCCGCGGCGGCAGCGGCCCGCGCGACAACGTCCGCGCGTACCTGCTGGTCACCATGCGGCACTTGGCAATCAGGTGGCGGCGCCACCGCGACCAGGTCGATCTGTACGGCACAGTGCCGGAAACCAGCGAACTCCTGCACGACACCGCGGCCCGCTCGGAGGACGTCGTGCAGCGGCTGTGGAACCTGGACATGGCCTGGTCCGCCTTCCGCAGCCTGCCGCCGCGCTGGCGCATGGTGCTGTGGCGCACGGAAGTGGAGTCGTCCTCCCCCACCGACATCGCACCGATGCTGGGGATCACGCCCAACGGCGTGGCAGCGCTCGCGATGCGTGCCAGGGAAGGCCTGCGCCAAGCCTACCTGCAAGTGCAGGTCCCGAGTACGAACAACCCGGCCTGCCAACGAACCCGGCACCACATGGGCACATGGGTCCGCGGCGGCCTGCCGAGGCAACGCGCCCAGCCGATCGCCGAGCACGTCACCAGATGCGCCGACTGCGGCGCCGTGGCCAGCCACCTCGCTGAGGCCAACCGCGAACTGCGGCCAAGCAGGCACAGCGGCGCGAAGTCGTTCACGCCCTGA
- the selB gene encoding selenocysteine-specific translation elongation factor — translation MHVVATAGHVDHGKSTLVRALTGREPDRWAEERRRGLTIGLGFAWTTLPGGDPVALVDVPGHERFVPTMLAGVGPVPAVLFVVAADQGWQPQSAEHLAALDALGVRHGLLVITRCDLADPGPASEQAQVQLRRTSLRDIPVVHVSATAGTGLDELRHALGRLCAGLPEPDVQADVRLWIDRSFSLRGVGTVVTGTLAAGTIRVGDALSHQVRGLQSMEQDADEVRAVTRVAVNLRGVDRDEVQAGDALTTPGAWTRAAEIDVALAVETQRELHLHIGSADVAVTVRRLGPHSARLRLARPLPLRIGDRVLLRDPGLRVIVAGADVLDLHPPGLVRRGDAVRRDAELAELIGQPLSVVAERLLHRVGFMAESQFRVHGLPVTGTRVGAWRAHPDRWARLVERVPTVVDRWLDENPLRVNGIPVDAVAGELELPSGVAARLVQAAGLPIVDGHVPGRARLPRAVELALAALTADLAGAPFAAPTADRLDELGLGRRELAAAHAADRILLLPGGIVLLPGAQRRAAEILAALPQPFTVSQARRALDTSRRVALPLLGLLDQTGVTERLDGDLRRTVTAVAPRR, via the coding sequence ATGCACGTAGTCGCCACCGCCGGACACGTCGACCACGGCAAGTCCACGCTGGTGCGCGCGTTGACCGGCCGGGAACCGGACCGCTGGGCCGAGGAGCGGCGCCGTGGCCTCACCATCGGCCTCGGGTTCGCGTGGACCACGCTGCCCGGCGGCGATCCGGTCGCGTTAGTCGACGTCCCAGGGCACGAGCGGTTCGTGCCGACGATGCTCGCCGGAGTCGGGCCGGTGCCCGCCGTGTTGTTCGTGGTCGCGGCGGACCAGGGCTGGCAGCCGCAGTCGGCCGAGCACCTCGCCGCGCTCGACGCGCTCGGCGTCCGGCACGGACTGCTCGTGATCACCCGCTGCGACCTGGCCGATCCCGGCCCCGCCAGCGAGCAGGCGCAGGTTCAGCTGCGCCGGACGTCCCTGCGCGACATCCCGGTCGTGCACGTCAGCGCCACGGCGGGAACCGGGCTGGACGAGTTGCGGCACGCACTGGGCCGCCTGTGTGCGGGGCTTCCCGAGCCGGACGTCCAGGCGGACGTGCGGCTGTGGATCGACCGGTCGTTCAGCCTGCGCGGGGTCGGCACGGTCGTCACCGGGACGCTGGCCGCGGGCACCATCCGGGTCGGCGACGCGCTGTCGCACCAGGTCCGTGGCCTGCAGTCGATGGAGCAGGACGCCGACGAGGTACGGGCAGTCACGCGGGTCGCGGTGAACCTGCGCGGGGTCGATCGTGACGAGGTCCAGGCCGGTGACGCGCTCACCACGCCCGGCGCGTGGACGAGGGCGGCCGAGATCGACGTCGCGCTGGCGGTGGAGACGCAGCGGGAACTGCATCTGCACATCGGTTCCGCCGATGTCGCGGTGACCGTTCGGCGGTTGGGCCCGCACAGCGCCCGGCTGCGGCTGGCCCGTCCGCTGCCGCTGCGGATCGGGGACCGCGTCCTGCTGCGGGATCCCGGTCTCCGTGTCATCGTCGCCGGAGCCGACGTGCTCGACCTGCACCCGCCCGGACTGGTTCGGCGGGGCGACGCGGTGCGCCGGGACGCCGAGCTGGCCGAGCTGATCGGCCAGCCGCTGTCCGTCGTCGCGGAGCGCCTGCTGCACCGCGTGGGCTTCATGGCCGAGTCCCAGTTCCGCGTGCACGGCTTGCCTGTCACGGGAACCCGGGTGGGTGCGTGGCGAGCGCATCCGGACAGGTGGGCGCGGCTCGTCGAGCGGGTGCCGACCGTGGTCGATCGGTGGTTGGACGAGAACCCGTTGCGCGTCAACGGGATTCCCGTTGACGCGGTCGCCGGGGAGCTCGAGCTGCCCAGCGGCGTCGCCGCACGGCTCGTCCAGGCGGCCGGTTTGCCCATTGTGGACGGTCACGTTCCCGGACGGGCGCGGTTGCCCCGAGCGGTCGAGCTGGCGCTGGCCGCGCTCACCGCCGACTTGGCCGGCGCGCCGTTCGCCGCGCCGACGGCCGACCGGCTGGACGAACTCGGCCTGGGGCGCCGCGAACTGGCCGCCGCGCACGCCGCCGACCGGATTCTCCTGCTGCCAGGCGGGATCGTTCTGCTGCCGGGCGCGCAGCGGCGAGCGGCCGAGATTCTCGCCGCGCTCCCCCAGCCCTTCACTGTCAGCCAGGCCCGCCGCGCACTGGACACGTCACGGCGAGTCGCCTTGCCGCTGCTGGGACTGCTCGACCAGACCGGTGTGACCGAGCGGCTGGACGGTGACCTGCGCCGCACGGTTACCGCGGTCGCGCCTCGTCGGTGA
- a CDS encoding IclR family transcriptional regulator — MRARGFATQLEPGGVYLLGAAAMESAFTFHAGFDMRPLVREIRDRFQQTAHLGCLIGGEVSYIDILEANTGVRTTSVIGGRNPAHATGLGKAMLARLLPGADSVREWVDNHGPLKARTQHTVTTADALDEALEAVRERGFAIDNEESEPGVVCVAACVPMVFGDLSSIAAVSVTGLREPMLAIGVEKIGAELIEMITNTDFAGSGKTGQK, encoded by the coding sequence ATGCGCGCGAGGGGGTTCGCGACCCAGCTCGAGCCGGGCGGCGTGTACCTGCTCGGCGCGGCGGCGATGGAGTCGGCGTTCACGTTCCACGCCGGATTCGACATGCGCCCGCTGGTGCGCGAGATCCGGGACCGCTTCCAGCAGACCGCGCACCTCGGTTGCCTGATCGGCGGCGAGGTCAGTTACATCGACATCCTTGAAGCGAACACCGGCGTGCGGACAACGTCTGTGATCGGCGGCCGCAATCCGGCACACGCGACCGGATTGGGCAAGGCGATGCTCGCCAGGCTGCTGCCTGGCGCCGACAGCGTCCGGGAATGGGTGGACAACCACGGGCCGCTCAAGGCGCGGACCCAGCACACGGTCACCACCGCCGACGCGCTCGACGAAGCGCTCGAGGCGGTGCGTGAACGGGGTTTCGCCATCGACAACGAGGAAAGCGAGCCGGGCGTGGTGTGCGTCGCGGCCTGCGTGCCCATGGTCTTCGGCGACCTGTCCTCCATCGCCGCGGTGAGCGTGACCGGGCTGCGCGAGCCCATGCTGGCCATCGGCGTCGAGAAGATCGGCGCCGAGCTCATCGAGATGATCACCAACACCGACTTCGCGGGCTCAGGGAAGACAGGGCAGAAGTGA
- a CDS encoding class I SAM-dependent methyltransferase — protein sequence MPWEWDETLYAGSASHYSVGRVPYPPRLADLVRDELGLDGTGRLLDVGCGPGSLTVLLAPLFAAATGVDADPGMIAEARRRAGATGIDWRQLRAEELPAGLGTFRAVSFAQSFHWMDQPLVARRVREMLSADGAWIHIGAITHRGDVAEHPYPPVPWQRIDDLVKRYLGPVRRAGQGHLPHGTRGGEESVMRHAGFSGPVRLAVDEGHIAERTADEIVSAVFSLSSSAPHLFADRLGDFETDLRHLLGDASPDGRFAELTTAVEVVIWRP from the coding sequence ATGCCGTGGGAGTGGGACGAGACGTTGTACGCGGGCAGCGCCAGCCACTACAGCGTCGGCCGCGTGCCCTATCCACCTCGCCTCGCGGACCTCGTCCGGGACGAACTCGGACTGGACGGCACCGGGCGGCTGCTGGACGTCGGCTGCGGCCCCGGATCGCTGACTGTGCTGCTGGCTCCCCTGTTCGCCGCGGCGACGGGTGTCGACGCTGATCCCGGCATGATCGCCGAGGCACGGCGCCGGGCCGGCGCGACCGGGATCGATTGGCGGCAGCTGCGTGCCGAGGAACTCCCGGCGGGCTTGGGAACGTTCCGCGCCGTGTCCTTCGCCCAGTCGTTTCACTGGATGGATCAGCCGCTGGTCGCCCGTCGGGTTCGCGAGATGCTCAGCGCGGACGGTGCCTGGATCCACATCGGCGCCATCACGCACCGAGGTGACGTCGCCGAGCACCCGTACCCGCCTGTGCCGTGGCAGCGGATCGACGATCTGGTCAAGCGGTACCTGGGCCCGGTTCGCCGGGCGGGGCAGGGGCACTTGCCGCACGGCACTCGCGGTGGTGAGGAGAGTGTCATGCGGCACGCGGGTTTCTCCGGCCCCGTCCGGCTCGCCGTGGACGAGGGGCACATCGCCGAGCGCACTGCCGACGAGATCGTTTCCGCGGTGTTCTCGCTGTCCAGCTCGGCACCGCACCTGTTCGCCGACCGGCTCGGCGACTTCGAAACGGATCTGCGCCACCTCCTCGGCGATGCGTCCCCCGACGGTCGCTTCGCCGAGCTGACCACCGCCGTCGAGGTCGTCATCTGGCGACCGTGA
- a CDS encoding TetR/AcrR family transcriptional regulator, producing the protein MPSSAHPGSADGRAKRWAGQRDRRRREFVEAALRVIAERGPGVSTEQIAHAAGVARTQLYKHFTDAADVHGAIAERAMQLIHTDLAPLWNLHGTPMEMISSAVGSHTRWLSENQYLYRYLSMHALSAGNGPNRITDVKTTIGNHLTRLFEHYLALFSMDTRVAGPVAFGVVGLVDSCTAQWLADPRRIGRDEFVALLARWVWSILDDTLRAGGMELDAHAPLAAPDLKFPPSPE; encoded by the coding sequence ATGCCCTCGTCGGCACATCCCGGTTCCGCGGACGGCCGCGCCAAGCGGTGGGCCGGTCAGCGTGATCGGCGTCGCCGGGAGTTCGTCGAAGCCGCGCTGCGCGTGATCGCCGAACGAGGCCCCGGGGTGTCCACAGAGCAGATCGCGCACGCCGCCGGAGTCGCCCGAACCCAGCTGTACAAGCACTTCACGGACGCCGCTGACGTGCACGGAGCCATTGCCGAACGGGCGATGCAGCTCATCCACACGGATCTGGCGCCATTGTGGAACCTGCACGGCACCCCGATGGAGATGATCAGCTCCGCGGTCGGCAGTCACACCCGCTGGCTGTCGGAAAATCAGTACCTGTACCGGTATCTCAGTATGCACGCGTTGTCCGCGGGCAACGGTCCGAACAGGATCACCGATGTCAAGACCACCATCGGAAATCACCTGACCAGGTTGTTCGAGCATTACCTTGCGTTGTTCTCAATGGACACCCGCGTCGCGGGCCCGGTCGCGTTCGGCGTGGTGGGACTGGTGGACTCCTGCACCGCGCAGTGGCTGGCGGATCCCCGGCGGATCGGCCGGGACGAGTTCGTGGCCCTGCTCGCCCGGTGGGTGTGGAGCATCCTGGACGACACGCTGCGCGCGGGCGGGATGGAACTGGACGCGCACGCACCCTTGGCGGCACCGGACCTGAAATTCCCGCCGTCACCCGAATAG
- a CDS encoding TetR/AcrR family transcriptional regulator yields MARTKQQQREETIQALSATARRLFAEHGYGNVGLETIAQTAGVSKGALYHHFTSKADLFRHVLADVQHDVGEQVAQAADAAQDAWQGLLAGCRAFLTAATDPEVQRIMLVDGPAVVGWQDWRALDKESSAQHLAEALTALVSEGVLADRPVEPMARLLSGAMNEAAVWLAHSPDPAADLAATMDALAPMVESLRN; encoded by the coding sequence GTGGCCCGCACGAAACAGCAGCAGCGTGAAGAGACCATCCAGGCGTTGAGCGCCACCGCCCGGCGCCTGTTCGCCGAGCACGGCTACGGCAACGTCGGGCTGGAGACCATCGCCCAGACCGCGGGCGTCAGCAAGGGCGCGCTCTACCACCACTTCACCAGCAAGGCCGACCTGTTCCGGCACGTGCTGGCCGACGTGCAGCACGACGTCGGCGAGCAGGTCGCACAGGCGGCCGACGCCGCGCAGGACGCGTGGCAGGGACTACTCGCGGGGTGCCGCGCGTTCCTGACCGCCGCGACGGACCCCGAGGTTCAGCGGATCATGCTGGTCGACGGCCCGGCGGTGGTCGGCTGGCAGGACTGGCGCGCGCTGGACAAGGAGTCCTCCGCGCAGCACCTCGCCGAGGCGCTGACCGCGCTCGTGTCGGAGGGCGTTCTCGCCGACCGGCCCGTCGAACCGATGGCACGCCTGCTGTCCGGCGCCATGAACGAGGCGGCGGTGTGGCTGGCCCACTCGCCCGATCCGGCGGCGGATCTCGCCGCGACCATGGACGCGTTGGCCCCGATGGTCGAATCGCTGCGTAACTGA
- a CDS encoding SDR family NAD(P)-dependent oxidoreductase, whose protein sequence is MRQRVARVPLGRHASSPIGHGARDRGHDHGGLTILANNAGISWLEPFVDIGIDSWDRIIAVDLRGMFSVGQAVVRLLIRAGRAARSSTSSPRPSCRGWPARSASS, encoded by the coding sequence CTGCGGCAGCGAGTTGCACGGGTTCCGCTCGGTCGGCATGCGAGTTCCCCCATTGGTCATGGGGCACGAGATCGCGGGCACGACCACGGCGGGCTGACGATCCTCGCCAACAACGCCGGCATCTCGTGGCTTGAACCGTTCGTGGACATCGGGATCGACAGCTGGGACCGGATCATCGCGGTCGACCTGCGCGGGATGTTCTCGGTCGGGCAAGCCGTGGTCCGCCTGCTGATCCGCGCGGGCAGGGCGGCTCGATCATCAACATCGTCACCGCGGCCTTCGTGCCGTGGCTGGCCAGCGCGTTCGGCGTCTTCCTGA
- a CDS encoding endo alpha-1,4 polygalactosaminidase has translation MRNWGKHVLVVAAALGASAVPATAAPSALPQIELPPPGGQFDYRIGGPYTPDASVKVVSRDRTAAPAPGKYSVCYINAMQTQPDPKGPDGKPVPDPELVGTTAWYFRYHNDVVLKDAEGNPVMDGQWGEAILDIRTAAKRKALPDAQKPWIDGCKSSGYEAIEPDNLDSYDRSGGAFEFARNRDYTVEFDKCAKTAGLAVAQKNVNSEYGDTGPSTGLSFAIAEECAVHDECSEYRTPYGNRYYEVEYTDNPRSAFATECAGNGKTRRSSCATAT, from the coding sequence ATGAGAAACTGGGGTAAGCACGTCCTGGTCGTCGCCGCCGCGCTGGGTGCCTCGGCCGTACCCGCCACCGCCGCGCCGTCGGCGTTGCCGCAGATCGAACTCCCGCCACCCGGCGGCCAGTTCGACTACCGGATCGGTGGGCCGTACACACCGGACGCCTCGGTGAAGGTGGTCAGCCGTGACCGGACGGCCGCGCCCGCACCGGGCAAGTACAGCGTCTGCTACATCAACGCGATGCAGACCCAGCCGGATCCGAAGGGCCCGGACGGCAAACCGGTGCCGGATCCGGAACTGGTCGGCACCACGGCGTGGTATTTCAGGTACCACAACGACGTGGTCCTCAAGGACGCCGAAGGCAATCCCGTGATGGACGGGCAATGGGGAGAAGCCATCCTCGACATCCGCACCGCCGCGAAGCGCAAGGCGTTGCCGGACGCGCAGAAACCGTGGATCGACGGCTGCAAGAGCTCGGGCTATGAGGCCATCGAGCCGGACAACCTGGACTCGTACGACCGCTCGGGTGGCGCCTTCGAGTTCGCCCGGAACCGCGACTACACGGTGGAGTTCGACAAGTGCGCCAAAACCGCCGGTCTGGCTGTCGCGCAGAAGAACGTGAACAGCGAGTACGGCGACACCGGGCCCAGCACCGGGCTCAGCTTCGCCATCGCCGAGGAATGCGCTGTGCACGACGAATGCTCGGAATACCGCACGCCGTACGGCAACCGGTACTACGAAGTCGAGTACACCGACAACCCGCGTTCGGCGTTCGCCACGGAATGCGCCGGGAACGGCAAGACGCGTCGATCATCCTGCGCGACCGCAACGTGA
- a CDS encoding VOC family protein encodes MRLTSFYPVVMTDRIAETRDFYRDHFGFELTFEADWYVSLKRGDWELAILDPAHSTIPGGYGTRVQGLLLNFEVEDVDAEHRRLVTEAGLPEALPLRSEAFGQRHFIVADPNGVLIDVIQPIPPAGEYVEQFTDEARPR; translated from the coding sequence ATGCGGCTGACCAGCTTCTACCCCGTCGTGATGACCGACCGGATCGCCGAGACGCGCGACTTCTACCGCGACCACTTCGGCTTCGAGCTCACCTTCGAGGCCGACTGGTACGTCAGCCTGAAGCGCGGCGACTGGGAACTGGCGATCCTCGACCCGGCCCACTCGACCATCCCGGGCGGGTACGGCACGCGGGTGCAAGGCCTGCTGCTGAACTTCGAGGTGGAGGACGTCGACGCCGAACACCGCAGGCTCGTCACCGAGGCGGGGCTGCCCGAGGCGCTGCCCCTGCGCAGCGAGGCGTTCGGCCAGCGGCACTTCATCGTCGCCGACCCCAACGGCGTGCTGATCGACGTCATCCAGCCCATCCCGCCGGCCGGCGAGTACGTCGAGCAGTTCACCGACGAGGCGCGACCGCGGTAA
- a CDS encoding alcohol dehydrogenase catalytic domain-containing protein yields MQALVFTAAGRVELLDVADPQPGPGETAVTVHASGICGSELHGFRSVGMRVPPLVMGHEIAGTTTAG; encoded by the coding sequence ATGCAGGCCCTGGTTTTCACCGCCGCCGGACGCGTCGAACTGCTCGACGTCGCCGACCCGCAGCCGGGTCCGGGCGAGACGGCCGTGACGGTGCACGCCAGCGGGATCTGCGGCAGCGAGTTGCACGGGTTCCGCTCGGTCGGCATGCGAGTTCCCCCATTGGTCATGGGGCACGAGATCGCGGGCACGACCACGGCGGGCTGA
- the selA gene encoding L-seryl-tRNA(Sec) selenium transferase — translation MTDPRRLVPRTDALLADPRLAAATRALGGALVKQAVVEAQQRARSGQIPPDAVADAAVAGLPVTATSLRAVINATGVVVHTNLGRAPLSEAARAAVIAAAGCTDVEFDLASGQRARRGRATIAALADAVPRAGAVHVVNNNAAALLLCGLVLAAGREIVVSRGELVEIGDGFRIPELLAASGATLREVGTTNRVHLRDYAEAIGEATGFVLKVHPSNFRVTGFTREVGVAELATLGPPVVVDIGSGLLRPHPLLPDEPDAATTLAQGASLVTASGDKLLGGPQAGLLFGDSEIVERLRRHPAARAMRVDKLTLAALEATVRGPEPPVAAMLTADVERLRERVWALVKRLDVAEVHDTVSAIGGGGAPGVELPSVAVSLPSHYAEALRRGTRPVVGRVERGRCLLDLRTVHPDEDEELLNAVLACT, via the coding sequence ATGACCGATCCGCGCAGGCTCGTGCCCCGCACGGACGCCCTGCTGGCCGACCCGCGCCTGGCCGCCGCGACGCGGGCGCTGGGCGGCGCGCTGGTGAAACAGGCGGTCGTCGAAGCCCAGCAACGGGCTCGGTCCGGGCAGATCCCGCCGGACGCGGTCGCGGACGCGGCAGTGGCCGGCCTGCCGGTGACCGCGACCAGCCTGCGAGCCGTGATCAACGCGACCGGCGTGGTGGTGCACACGAACCTGGGCCGTGCGCCGCTGTCAGAGGCGGCCCGCGCAGCCGTGATCGCCGCCGCGGGGTGCACGGACGTCGAATTCGACCTGGCGAGCGGGCAGCGCGCGCGGCGCGGACGTGCCACGATCGCCGCGCTCGCGGACGCGGTTCCGCGGGCCGGCGCCGTGCACGTCGTGAACAACAACGCCGCCGCGTTGCTGTTGTGCGGGCTCGTGCTGGCCGCCGGGCGGGAGATCGTCGTCAGCCGGGGTGAGCTGGTGGAGATCGGGGACGGGTTCCGGATCCCCGAACTGCTCGCCGCGTCCGGCGCGACCCTGCGCGAAGTGGGCACCACCAACCGGGTCCATCTGCGCGACTACGCCGAGGCGATCGGCGAGGCGACCGGGTTCGTGCTGAAGGTGCACCCGTCCAACTTCCGTGTCACCGGGTTCACCCGTGAGGTGGGTGTGGCCGAGCTGGCGACGCTCGGGCCGCCTGTGGTGGTGGACATCGGTTCCGGGTTGTTGCGGCCGCATCCGCTGCTGCCGGACGAGCCCGACGCGGCGACGACACTGGCGCAAGGCGCCTCGCTCGTGACCGCCAGCGGGGACAAGCTGCTCGGTGGTCCGCAGGCCGGACTGCTGTTCGGCGACAGCGAGATCGTCGAGCGGCTGCGCAGGCACCCGGCCGCGCGGGCGATGCGCGTCGACAAGCTGACGCTGGCCGCGCTCGAGGCCACGGTGCGCGGTCCCGAACCACCTGTCGCGGCGATGCTCACCGCCGATGTCGAGCGGCTGCGTGAACGGGTCTGGGCACTGGTGAAACGGCTGGACGTGGCCGAAGTCCACGACACCGTGTCGGCGATCGGCGGCGGTGGCGCGCCGGGCGTCGAACTGCCGAGCGTGGCCGTCAGCCTGCCCAGCCACTACGCGGAAGCGTTGCGGCGCGGGACGAGGCCGGTCGTCGGCCGGGTCGAGCGGGGACGCTGCCTGCTGGACCTGCGGACCGTGCACCCGGATGAGGACGAGGAACTGCTCAACGCGGTGCTGGCATGCACGTAG